In a single window of the Raphanus sativus cultivar WK10039 chromosome 9, ASM80110v3, whole genome shotgun sequence genome:
- the LOC108825126 gene encoding uncharacterized protein LOC108825126, with the protein MARRYTAEEKGKSATGNLTAQPRIRISAPDFDPAELIRENSCTLVGRLTNPKEQRMSSVLSYLAKKWGVESASGSDLGRDCFQFRLNSEKEILEILYNRPYQYGRWMIIVQRWEPIISPNFPSQIPFWITIKGIPLYYWHEKVVRNIGIELGELETYVVTRTTARIRIVVDGLKPIPMEPTLAFDTGEESPITLEYESLGNHCTSCFRLSHLQSQCPERIGATVHFQHEPQMSAPQREYHAQASKRPIAKEQREKTMVQEPFRERVDRHGRPFGDRAAYVGPRPNGPKNKIAPAAPLSQRDNLREKRISPADTRLQTRHSPPLSQRRNTYRDTDLEDTHRSPKRYSPRLQWKPKASELALNSTPQQSKNNSPLLSLERHLNFNEFPPLQSSRREDGGNDHTSHVSPRMQWKATSPVAEQGATPQSRPYSPPYRGIDTYEGPNFNAQNQGIPTREAVLEELNEAALQYVNVEDPIERAARQKRVLQSEIDGSVEQTAARIIQVATANALRTVEATSTEVIILPPVTAAPEDVPTQPPRKRGRPAGTNTARTISRNTVRLSPKTYAGTGSRKRNLAKAQASPGLSNKSSTRQTRRPRQATSTTAPHINLIPAISEQQMDFRLPKPGLP; encoded by the coding sequence ATGGCTAGACGCTACACAGCGGAAGAGAAGGGTAAGTCTGCTACTGGTAACCTCACTGCTCAACCACGGATCAGAATTAGCGCGCCGGATTTCGACCCAGCGGAACTCATCCGAGAGAACAGCTGCACATTAGTGGGACGCCTTACCAACCCCAAGGAACAGAGGATGAGCTCTGTTCTATCATATTTGGCTAAAAAATGGGGGGTTGAATCAGCTTCAGGATCTGATCTCGGAAGAGACTGCTTCCAGTTTCGCCTTAACTCAGAAAAGGAGATCCTGGAGATCCTTTACAACCGACCGTATCAATATGGCCGTTGGATGATTATAGTTCAACGATGGGAGCCCATAATATCTCCCAACTTTCCGTCACAGATACCGTTTTGGATCACCATCAAGGGCATCCCGCTTTACTACTGGCATGAGAAGGTAGTCCGCAACATCGGGATTGAGCTTGGGGAGCTAGAGACATATGTGGTTACTCGCACAACAGCTCGCATTCGCATCGTCGTAGACGGACTTAAACCCATACCGATGGAACCCACGCTCGCTTTTGACACGGGAGAAGAGAGCCCAATAACACTCGAGTATGAGAGCCTGGGAAACCACTGTACCTCCTGCTTTCGCCTGTCACACCTCCAGTCGCAATGCCCTGAGAGAATTGGAGCCACTGTTCACTTCCAACATGAACCCCAGATGTCTGCCCCTCAACGGGAGTATCACGCCCAAGCCTCTAAGCGACCTATCGCAAAGGAGCAACGGGAGAAAACTATGGTACAAGAACCTTTCAGAGAAAGAGTGGATCGCCATGGTAGGCCGTTTGGAGACAGAGCCGCTTACGTCGGGCCACGCCCCAATGGACCTAAGAACAAGATTGCTCCTGCGGCTCCGCTATCACAGCGTGATAACTTGAGGGAGAAACGGATTAGCCCTGCAGACACGAGATTACAGACGCGTCACTCCCCACCTCTATCTCAACGTCGAAACACATATCGTGATACTGACTTGGAAGACACACACAGATCTCCCAAACGCTACTCCCCAAGACTCCAATGGAAGCCTAAAGCTTCGGAACTAGCCCTTAACTCCACGCCTCAACAAAGCAAGAACAACTCCCCTCTGCTATCTCTGGAGCGTCATCTAAACTTTAATGAGTTCCCTCCGCTACAATCATCCAGAAGAGAAGATGGAGGCAATGACCACACAAGTCATGTCTCGCCTCGTATGCAATGGAAAGCCACTTCACCTGTTGCAGAACAGGGAGCAACGCCTCAATCTAGACCCTATTCGCCCCCCTATAGAGGAATCGACACCTACGAGGGACCGAATTTTAACGCTCAAAACCAAGGTATCCCAACGAGGGAAGCAGTTTTGGAGGAACTCAACGAAGCTGCTTTACAGTACGTCAATGTTGAGGACCCAATTGAACGGGCAGCACGACAGAAAAGAGTCCTCCAAAGCGAGATTGACGGATCAGTAGAACAAACTGCAGCTAGAATCATTCAAGTGGCGACTGCCAATGCTCTAAGGACGGTGGAGGCAACCTCTACAGAGGTCATAATCCTCCCACCAGTAACGGCAGCTCCGGAGGATGTACCAACACAACCACCACGCAAGAGAGGgagacctgctggaacaaacaCAGCCCGCACCATCTCCCGTAACACTGTCAGGCTCAGCCCAAAAACTTATGCAGGCACGGGATCAAGGAAGAGAAACTTGGCTAAGGCTCAAGCGTCTCCCGGACTTTCAAACAAATCCTCTACTAGACAAACGCGCAGACCACGACAAGCAACTTCAACGACAGCGCCTCACATCAACCTAATCCCTGCGATATCGGAGCAGCAGATGGATTTTCGGCTGCCCAAGCCCGGTCTTCCTTAG
- the LOC108825814 gene encoding putative RING-H2 finger protein ATL49, translating to MTFSQEDMNLISPSSSPQDLPLKPNTSFDLASKISPNILLIFIILSIIFFISGLIHILVKFLLMPSTQNREDYFDHNNFTALQGQLQQLFHLHDHGVDQSLIDTLPVFHYKSITGLKISPFDCPVCLCEFETEDKLRLLPKCSHAFHVDCIDTWLLSHSTCPLCRSNLLLSDFSPHHSPPYLLVLESASGRSSRDVVSAPEANDFGSTHFGSGRTSCDPDGEMDGVVPLEVKLGKFRNMDHVGEGSNNKNSNSNVDVRRCFSMGSYEYIMDQEATLKVHVTTKKQSDKDIRLSGHMGVMSECGFDPSAKGNRKSVVERESFSLSKIWLRGKKEKQKGNNVRDQECSSLSFSSIRFPNQRDPPEINNATDIDEENRKSENSESLETKTLSFARRTMLWLAGRQNKVVHPSTSHV from the coding sequence ATGACATTTTCTCAGGAAGACATGAACTTGATATCCCCTTCATCATCACCACAAGATTTACCTCTCAAACCAAACACAAGCTTCGACCTAGCCAGCAAAATCAGCCCAAACATCCTCCTTATATTCATAATCctctccatcatcttcttcatctcagGTCTCATCCATATCCTCGTCAAGTTCCTCCTCATGCCATCAACCCAAAACAGAGAAGATTACTTTGATCACAACAACTTCACAGCTCTTCAAGGCCAGCTTCAGCAACTTTTCCACCTCCACGATCACGGCGTCGACCAGTCCTTAATCGACACGTTACCTGTCTTTCATTACAAATCCATCACCGGTCTCAAGATTTCACCTTTCGATTGTCCCGTTTGTCTCTGCGAGTTCGAAACAGAGGACAAACTCAGGCTCTTGCCGAAATGCAGCCATGCATTTCACGTTGACTGTATAGACACGTGGCTTCTCTCTCACTCTACTTGTCCACTTTGCAGATCCAATCTCCTTCTCTCTGATTTCTCACCTCATCATAGTCCACCATATCTCCTTGTTCTCGAGTCCGCGAGTGGTCGAAGCTCGAGAGACGTGGTTTCTGCTCCTGAGGCTAATGATTTTGGGTCGACCcatttcgggtcgggtcgtaCATCATGCGACCCGGATGGTGAAATGGATGGTGTTGTTCCTTTAGAAGTTAAGCTAGGGAAGTTTAGGAACATGGATCATGTTGGTGAAGGAAGTAACAACAAGAATAGTAATAGCAATGTAGATGTAAGGAGGTGTTTTTCAATGGGATCATATGAGTATATAATGGACCAAGAAGCTACACTTAAAGTCCACGTTACGACCAAGAAACAATCCGACAAAGACATTCGCTTGTCTGGCCATATGGGAGTTATGTCGGAATGTGGTTTTGATCCTAGTGCTAAGGGAAATAGGAAGAGTGTTGTGGAAAGAGAGAGCTTTTCTTTGTCGAAAATTTGGCTAAGGGGTAAAAAGGAGAAGCAAAAGGGTAATAATGTTAGAGATCAGGAATGTTCTTCGCTGTCTTTCTCTTCAATCCGATTTCCAAACCAAAGGGATCCTCCGGAGATAAACAATGCGACCGATATTGATGAAGAGAATCGAAAGAGCGAAAACTCGGAGTCTTTGGAGACGAAAACGCTATCTTTTGCTAGGAGGACCATGCTTTGGCTTGCAGGGAGACAAAACAAGGTTGTTCATCCTTCAACATCCCATGTCTAG
- the LOC108826636 gene encoding defensin-like protein 149, with product MKISFQTSLIGFILVTIFLLGVVVSAQKGGPSTERTCTEAYPNNTGKCDTKQCEAECTKKRPKGVGMCLPIGKGDFQCRCYYKCRR from the exons ATGAAAATATCTTTTCAAACTTCGCTTATTGGCTTCATTTTGGTCACAATCTTTCTACTAG GAGTAGTGGTGTCTGCTCAGAAGGGAGGACCAAGCACAGAAAGAACTTGTACTGAAGCATACCCAAACAATACTGGAAAATGTGATACTAAGCAATGTGAAGCCGAATGTACCAAAAAGAGGCCAAAAGGGGTTGGTATGTGCCTACCCATAGGCAAAGGAGATTTTCAATGCAGATGCTATTATAAATGCCGTCGCTGA
- the LOC108824346 gene encoding NEDD8-conjugating enzyme Ubc12 yields MIGLFKVKEKQKEEAKNNNTRGASAKKQSAGELRLHKDITELNLPKSCSISFPNGKNDLMNFEVTIKPDDGYYLGGKFVFTFQVSPVYPHEAPKVKCKTKVYHPNIDLEGNVCLNILREDWKPVLNINTLIYGLFHLFTEPNHEDPLNHDAAAVLRDNPKQFESNVKRAMSGGYVGQTSFPRCI; encoded by the exons ATGATAGGGTTGTTCAAGGTTAAGGAGAAGCAAAAAGAGGAAGCTAAGAACAACAACACAAGAGGAGCTTCTGCCAAGAAACAATCTGCTGGTGAACTTCGTCTTCACAaag ATATAACAGAGCTGAATCTGCCAAAGTCTTGTTCCATATCTTTTCCTAATGGAAAGAATGACTTGATGAACTTTGAAGTCACCATCAAACCCGACGACGGCTATTACTT AGGTGGTAAATTCGTTTTCACGTTCCAAGTCTCTCCGGTGTATCCACATGAAGCTCCAAAAGTTAAGTGCAAGACCAAG GTGTACCATCCGAACATCGATTTAGAAGGAAACGTTTGTCTCAACATCTTGCGTGAAGACTGGAAACCTGTTCTCAACATTAACACTCTCATCTACGGTCTTTTCCATCTCTTCacg GAACCCAATCACGaggatcctctcaaccatgACGCAGCAGCGGTTTTAAGGGATAACCCCAAGCAGTTTGAGTCTAATGTCAAGAGGGCTATGAGTGGAGGCTATGTTGGCCAAACCTCTTTCCCTCGCTGCATCTAA
- the LOC108826443 gene encoding uncharacterized protein LOC108826443 produces MDRFPFLNVPKDVVGTLNESRKLFLKNKKLMFSVLVFPLVLNGLVYLFTVLAIKPEITNLIKESNLLPMMDPSSPEYIAQLMRVFADFRQFVVSSYFFSTVSFVIKLLSVLVIVHASALTHKEENVKLRDFPVLTLKSWKGPLLTYFYICLFSLGYWFLFFIILFPLLLLSSNFGSLATKSWSLFVLFVLFESYLAIVWYLSLVISILEETYGFQALGKAAKIVKGMKPQLFLLNIFFGLLCFGLAQVVRLVDLRWSFAVTLTTGLVLVGSIFAVRMFQLVTYTVAYFQCKSLRGQDIESLRDVEYTKLPSTSLSGALP; encoded by the coding sequence ATGGATCGATTTCCGTTCTTGAATGTCCCAAAAGATGTTGTGGGTACCTTAAATGAATCCCGCAAACTTTTTCTCAAGAACAAGAAGTTGATGTTCTCTGTTTTGGTATTTCCTCTCGTGCTCAATGGTTTAGTTTACTTGTTCACCGTCCTTGCCATCAAACCTGAGATAACAAACTTGATTAAAGAATCAAATTTGTTACCCATGATGGATCCAAGCAGCCCGGAATACATAGCCCAACTTATGAGAGTCTTTGCGGATTTTCGCCAATTTGTGGTTTCTTCATACTTCTTTTCAACAGTCTCCTTTGTCATCAAACTTTTATCGGTTCTAGTCATCGTCCATGCTTCAGCTCTTACTCATAAAGAAGAGAACGTGAAGCTCAGAGACTTTCCGGTTCTCACCCTTAAATCTTGGAAGGGGCCTCTTTTGACCTATTTCTACATTTGCCTCTTCAGTCTTGGCTAttggtttcttttctttataatccTTTTCCCTCTCCTTTTGTTATCTTCAAATTTTGGTTCCTTGGCAACCAAGTCGTGGTCCTTGTTTGTTCTGTTTGTATTGTTCGAGTCCTATCTAGCTATCGTTTGGTACCTATCTTTGGTCATATCGATACTCGAGGAAACTTATGGATTCCAAGCTTTGGGGAAAGCTGCAAAGATTGTTAAAGGGATGAAGCCACAACTATTCCTCTTGAATATTTTCTTCGGTTTATTGTGCTTCGGTTTAGCTCAGGTCGTGAGGCTGGTCGATTTGAGATGGTCGTTTGCGGTTACCTTAACCACCGGTTTGGTACTTGTGGGATCAATCTTTGCGGTGAGGATGTTTCAACTTGTGACTTACACCGTTGCATATTTCCAGTGTAAGAGCCTCCGTGGCCAAGACATTGAGTCGCTGAGGGATGTTGAATATACGAAATTACCGTCCACATCTCTTAGTGGAGCATTGCCTTGA
- the LOC108826251 gene encoding geranylgeranyl pyrophosphate synthase 4, with the protein MEAQSIILYLLLFFLSLNFLFQTLKQRLSPANTRRLIRFLHFPLKSTAASAVFARQDVHEFLDSPTTQADNKEDDTEFDFKPYMISKAESINRALDKAIPLVDPLDIHRAMRYAILAGGKRVRPILCLAVCELVGGEERLAVPAACAVEMIHTMSLIKDDLPCMDNDDLRRGKPTTHKVFGESVAILSGGALLALAFEHLTTEADVSPERMVRAVRELAKSIGTKGLVAGQAMDLSSEGLGRNDVGLEELEFIHVHKTGSLLEASAVIGAVMGGGSEEEIERVRKFARCVGLLFQVVDDILDGTKSSEELGKTAGKDQVAGKLTYPKVMGLEKSREFVRRLRRDAREHLKGFDSDKAKPLVALADFIANRDN; encoded by the coding sequence ATGGAAGCTCAATCTATCATTCTCTATCTCTTACTCTTCTTCCTATCTCTAAACTTCTTGTTTCAAACTCTAAAACAACGCCTGAGTCCGGCAAATACACGACGGCTAATCCGTTTCCTCCACTTCCCGCTCAAATCCACCGCCGCATCCGCCGTCTTCGCCAGACAAGATGTCCACGAGTTTCTCGATTCACCAACAACCCAAGCAGACAACAAGGAAGACGATACCGAGTTCGACTTCAAACCCTACATGATAAGCAAAGCAGAGTCGATAAACAGAGCACTAGACAAAGCCATCCCGCTCGTGGACCCTCTCGACATCCACAGGGCGATGCGCTACGCCATCCTCGCCGGCGGCAAACGCGTCAGACCGATACTCTGCCTCGCGGTCTGCGAGCTGGTCGGAGGGGAAGAGCGTCTGGCGGTTCCCGCGGCGTGCGCGGTCGAGATGATCCACACCATGTCGCTCATCAAAGACGACCTTCCTTGCATGGACAACGACGATCTCCGGCGAGGGAAACCCACGACGCACAAAGTCTTCGGAGAGAGCGTGGCCATTCTCTCCGGAGGCGCGCTCTTGGCTCTGGCCTTCGAGCATCTAACGACGGAGGCTGACGTGTCACCGGAGAGGATGGTTCGAGCGGTTAGAGAGCTGGCAAAGTCGATAGGGACGAAAGGGCTCGTGGCGGGACAAGCGATGGATTTGAGCAGCGAAGGGTTGGGTCGAAACGACGTCGGGTTGGAGGAGCTGGAGTTTATTCACGTTCATAAAACCGGTTCGTTGCTTGAGGCTTCGGCGGTTATTGGAGCGGTTATGGGAGGTGGTTCGGAggaagagattgagagagtgaggaagttCGCGAGGTGTGTTGGGTTGTTGTTTCAAGTTGTTGATGATATTTTGGACGGGACTAAGTCGTCGGAGGAGCTGGGGAAGACCGCCGGGAAAGATCAGGTCGCGGGAAAGCTGACGTATCCGAAAGTGATGGGACTTGAGAAAAGTAGAGAGTTTGTTAGGAGGTTGAGGAGAGATGCGAGGGAACATCTTAAAGGGTTTGATTCGGACAAAGCCAAACCTTTGGTAGCTCTTGCTGACTTCATTGCCAACAGAGATAACTGA
- the LOC108825817 gene encoding UPF0496 protein At2g18630 isoform X2, giving the protein MMGGNPSKNKKKNVEYGSPTTPVQININSSYTDHLTSYELACTQDPNLESFDSSLHQRTNRVINKLAAASSGVEIKSLNEVTQCLLDMNQDVVKVILQDKEDIWSNRDLFSLVNMYFDSTAKTIDFCSELERCLNRARRSHVVVRFAVKRFEEEEDYEKTLEELKRFTLSAGEDTFSREFFALFDSVHRHQVMMLEELRKLKRSLDKKLKSIRTWRRVSNVVFVTAFVSVLIFSVVAAAVAAPPVVAALAGALAVPVGSVGKWCNSLWTKYEKVVRGQKEIVTSIRIGSYVSVREMDSIGVLVRRAEVEIESLLKNAEFVAVSEEKEVRVAMDEIKKKVDVFSVTVEELGRHANKYCRDVTKARSVILQRIIRYPTGSSSTTDEAT; this is encoded by the exons ATGATGGGAGGAAACCCATccaagaataagaagaaaaacgTCGAGTACGGTTCACCCACAACACCTGTACAGATCAACATCAACTCATCTTACACAGACCACTTGACCTCTTACGAACTCGCTTGCACCCAAGACCCAAACCTCGAGTCTTTCGACTCGTCCCTTCACCAACGAACCAACCGAGTCATCAACAAGCTCGCCGCAGCCTCATCAGGCGTCGAGATCAAATCCCTCAATGAGGTGACGCAATGCCTTTTGGACATGAACCAAGACGTGGTCAAAGTCATATTACAGGACAAAGAAGATATATGGAGCAACCGAGACCTGTTCTCTCTCGTCAACATGTACTTCGACAGCACCGCCAAGACGATCGACTTCTGCTCTGAGCTCGAGAGGTGTCTCAACAGGGCGAGGAGAAGCCACGTGGTTGTTCGGTTCGCCGTTAAGCGGTTTGAGGAAGAGGAGGATTATGAGAAGACGCTCGAGGAGCTTAAGAGGTTTACGTTATCAGCAGGTGAAGATACGTTTTCGAGAGAGTTCTTCGCTCTCTTCGATTCGGTGCATAGACATCAGGTTATGATGCTCGAGGAGCTTCGTAAGCTGAAGAGGAGTCTCGATAAGAAGCTGAAGAGCATCAGGACGTGGAGAAGAGTCTCCAACGTGGTGTTCGTGACCGCTTTCGTCTCTGTGCTCATCTTCTCGGTGGTTGCAGCCGCCGTGGCTGCGCCGCCTGTGGTGGCGGCGCTAGCCGGCGCGTTGGCTGTTCCCGTGGGGTCTGTTGGGAAGTGGTGCAACTCTCTTTGGACAAAGTACGAGAAAGTGGTTAGAGGGCAGAAGGAGATCGTTACGTCGATTAGGATCGGGAGTTACGTGTCGGTTAGAGAGATGGATAGTATTGGTGTGCTTGTGCGTAGAGCGGAAGTGGAGATTGAGTCTTTGCTGAAGAACGCTGAGTTTGTTGCTGTTAGTGAGGAGAAAGAGGTGAGGGTTGCGATGGATGAGATCAAGAAGAAGGTTGATGTGTTTAGTGTGACCGTTGAAGAGCTTGGGAGACATGCGAATAAGTATTGTAGGGATGTGACGAAGGCGAGAAGTGTGATTCTGCAGAGGATAATTAGATACCCTACTGGTTCAAGTTCAACCACCGATGAAGCTACTTG A
- the LOC108825817 gene encoding UPF0496 protein At2g18630 isoform X1, translating into MMGGNPSKNKKKNVEYGSPTTPVQININSSYTDHLTSYELACTQDPNLESFDSSLHQRTNRVINKLAAASSGVEIKSLNEVTQCLLDMNQDVVKVILQDKEDIWSNRDLFSLVNMYFDSTAKTIDFCSELERCLNRARRSHVVVRFAVKRFEEEEDYEKTLEELKRFTLSAGEDTFSREFFALFDSVHRHQVMMLEELRKLKRSLDKKLKSIRTWRRVSNVVFVTAFVSVLIFSVVAAAVAAPPVVAALAGALAVPVGSVGKWCNSLWTKYEKVVRGQKEIVTSIRIGSYVSVREMDSIGVLVRRAEVEIESLLKNAEFVAVSEEKEVRVAMDEIKKKVDVFSVTVEELGRHANKYCRDVTKARSVILQRIIRYPTGSSSTTDEATWTETLS; encoded by the exons ATGATGGGAGGAAACCCATccaagaataagaagaaaaacgTCGAGTACGGTTCACCCACAACACCTGTACAGATCAACATCAACTCATCTTACACAGACCACTTGACCTCTTACGAACTCGCTTGCACCCAAGACCCAAACCTCGAGTCTTTCGACTCGTCCCTTCACCAACGAACCAACCGAGTCATCAACAAGCTCGCCGCAGCCTCATCAGGCGTCGAGATCAAATCCCTCAATGAGGTGACGCAATGCCTTTTGGACATGAACCAAGACGTGGTCAAAGTCATATTACAGGACAAAGAAGATATATGGAGCAACCGAGACCTGTTCTCTCTCGTCAACATGTACTTCGACAGCACCGCCAAGACGATCGACTTCTGCTCTGAGCTCGAGAGGTGTCTCAACAGGGCGAGGAGAAGCCACGTGGTTGTTCGGTTCGCCGTTAAGCGGTTTGAGGAAGAGGAGGATTATGAGAAGACGCTCGAGGAGCTTAAGAGGTTTACGTTATCAGCAGGTGAAGATACGTTTTCGAGAGAGTTCTTCGCTCTCTTCGATTCGGTGCATAGACATCAGGTTATGATGCTCGAGGAGCTTCGTAAGCTGAAGAGGAGTCTCGATAAGAAGCTGAAGAGCATCAGGACGTGGAGAAGAGTCTCCAACGTGGTGTTCGTGACCGCTTTCGTCTCTGTGCTCATCTTCTCGGTGGTTGCAGCCGCCGTGGCTGCGCCGCCTGTGGTGGCGGCGCTAGCCGGCGCGTTGGCTGTTCCCGTGGGGTCTGTTGGGAAGTGGTGCAACTCTCTTTGGACAAAGTACGAGAAAGTGGTTAGAGGGCAGAAGGAGATCGTTACGTCGATTAGGATCGGGAGTTACGTGTCGGTTAGAGAGATGGATAGTATTGGTGTGCTTGTGCGTAGAGCGGAAGTGGAGATTGAGTCTTTGCTGAAGAACGCTGAGTTTGTTGCTGTTAGTGAGGAGAAAGAGGTGAGGGTTGCGATGGATGAGATCAAGAAGAAGGTTGATGTGTTTAGTGTGACCGTTGAAGAGCTTGGGAGACATGCGAATAAGTATTGTAGGGATGTGACGAAGGCGAGAAGTGTGATTCTGCAGAGGATAATTAGATACCCTACTGGTTCAAGTTCAACCACCGATGAAGCTACTTG GACAGAAACGTTGTCGTGA